The Dermochelys coriacea isolate rDerCor1 chromosome 13, rDerCor1.pri.v4, whole genome shotgun sequence genome includes the window TCATGAAGCTGGTATTTTCAAGAGACCTGGAGGGATTTAGTGCCTGATTCTGACtgaattttaatgggatttggtCACCTCACTAACGTGGATTCTAAGATTTAAAGAAATGGAGAATGTGGCACATCACTTGTCATGCTGAGGATAAGACCCTTGCTCCCTGACTGGAAAAAGTCCCATGTAGCTCTCATGTATATGGCTCTGTAACCAGGACTGGATTAAGACAGGATCCATGGATTCAGTGCCTACAATGGGCGAATGCCCAAGTATATAACAGAAGTTGCCTACTGCCAGAGAGTATTGGAATGTGCTAAGGGGACATCACTGGCAGACTGTTGAGCCAGAAAGGTCATAAACTCTTTGCTTTGTTGATGGTCCTATGGCTGGATGGAATCCAGATCCTAATCTACCACACCCCACTCCTGACCTTGTCTGGGTATTGTtctttaaggccccaattcaggaaggtACCATTAGTGCATCTAGTTTTTAAGCATATTCTTAGTCCCATGGAACTCAATGGGAATTCTCACATgcctaaaattaaacacatgtTCAAGCATTGTGCTAAATTGGGGACTAAAGTGTTTGGAGTCTGCTTGGGACAGCTACCATGTTGCACTCACTTCCGACGCAAACAGTTAAtgaggagacacacacactgtgctcttgcttttgtttgttcttCTCTCATGGTTAacctttaatataaaatataatctcATTTAGACAGAGGttgtgattttcaaagctgcttaaGGGATTTGATCACCTTGttcccattaaaaccaatggCAATTATGGGTCTAAATCTCCTAGACAGCTTGGAAAAGCTCACCTGGAGACTATATGCTTGCTATTTGTCCATGGGAAAGATAGTAGATGTTAAGATAGTCATAAAAGAGTACAAGATCACAATTCAAGGCTGGAGAATTATGGCCTGAACCACTGCTGATGATGGTGGGATTTgggataatttatttatttatttattgcctttTGTATGTCTCTGTGATAAAATATAATTAAGTTCAGCGGAACATGTGCTCCCACtgtgatactgtggccaaaagtCTGATGTGAtactgggatgcataaataggggaagcttgaataggagcagagaaataattttatgtctgtatttggcactggtgcgaccactgtTGGAAtacggtgtccagttctggtgcccacaattcaagaaggttgttaataaattggagggggctcagagcagagccacagaataattaaaggattggaaaacatgactTCTAGTGATACACTCCAGGAGCACAATCTGGTtagcttaaaaaagagagagtatgACTAGATCGCCATCTATAAGTAGCTACATGGGGGACTAAACattgataatgggcttttcaatctagcagagaaaggtctaacaggatccaaaggctggaagttgaagctagacaaattcagacaggaaatatggcacacatttttaacagtgagagtaattacccattggaacaatttaccaaaggttgtggtcaATTTTctgtcactgaccattttaaaatcaagattggatgacaACTCATGATTGCCCATGACTCTCATTCCCACCTGATGGAAGAGAGTCTTCAGGATATTTGGAATTTTGTTGACATTCAAACATTTACAGGGCAGATTTCCAAAAGTACAGAGGTGGTTGGGTGCCTGTCACAAGGGGGCCTGGCCATTGATGGGAGGTGGGCTTAGCTCTACCTGTTACTAATTATCAGCCTCTCAGAGGATGTATCTTGGGCCAGGGATCAGGTGACAGCCTGCAGGTTGCTTGCTCCATAGGCAAGAGGCCAGCTCAGTTAGGGAGACAGACCCAGGAGAAAGGACCTAGAAGGAGACTCTCCAAACCcaccagctgggagccctggctggAGAAAGAGGGGCTGCAGGATGGGCCAGGCAGGACCAGTCTGTTCTGACTGGCAATGTGGGCTGTGCTGGTTTTAGAAAATAAACCCATGCCTGGACACAGGGGCTGAAATCCTGCTAGTTTTGGGAGCTGCGTTTGGCTCATCAGTCACTGAGTCAGCCCCACCCACTTACATCCCCCCAGACCACACTGAAAATCATTTGTGTCCTTGGGAAACCTCCCCCTACATTCGCAGAGGGAACGTCATCCCACCCAGCGCCCTCCTCATGGCCTCCTTGACCTCTTTATTCCTCAGGCTGTAGACAATGGGGTTCAGCATGGATGTCACCACTGTGTAGAAGAGGGCCAGGAGCTTGTCGCTCTCCATCAAGTATCTGGACTTGGGCCTGAGGTAGGTGATGATGCCAGAGCCATAGAAGAGCAAGACTACGATAAGGTGGGGAAGCAGGTGGAGAAGGCCTTGTGCTTCCCCTCAGCTGATGGCATCCACAGGATGGAGGCGATGATGAAGAGGTAGGAGACCAGGATGAGTGTGAAGGGGGAGGTTATGAAAAGAGGAGCCACCAGGTACATGGCCAACACGTTCATGGAGGTGTCTCCGCAGGCCAGCTTCAGGAGGGGCGTGATGTCACAGAAGAAGTGGTTGATCTTGTTGGCCCCACAATACGTCAGACTGAAGACATAACTGGTCTGGCTCAAGCCCACCATCCAGGAGGCTATGGCTAGCTGGGCGCAGGCCCCCTTTCTCATGACGAATGAGTAGTGCAGCGGGTTGCAGATGGCCATGTAGCGGTCATAGGCCAAGGCAGCCAAGAGGCAGCACTCAGTGATGCCAAAGAGggtgaaaatataaataatataaataagaagaatataaataagaagaaaactaagaaagaagaagtggggccgctaaacactgaggatggagtggaggttaaagataatctaggcatggaccaatatctaaacaaatactttgcctcagtctttaataaggctaaagaggatcttagggataatggtagcatgacaaatgggaatgaggacatgaaggtagatattaccacatctgaggtagaagcgaaactcaaacagcttaatgggactaatcggggggcccagataatcttcatccaagaatattaaaggaattggcacatgaaattgcaagcctattagcaagaatttttaatgaatctgtaaactcaggagtagtaccgaatgattggagaattgctaatatagttcgtatttttaagaaagggaaaaaaagtgatccaggtaactacaggccagttagtttgacatctgtagtatgcaaggtcctggaaaaaattttgaaggagaaattagttaaggacattgaagtcaatggtaaatgggacaaaatacaacatggttttacaaaaggtaggtcgtgccaaaccaacctgatctccttctttgagaaagtaacagattttttagacaaagaaaatgcagtggatctaatttacctagatttcagtaaggcatttgataccgtgccacatggggaattattagttaaattggaaaagatggggatcaatatgaacatcaaaaggtggataagaaattggttaaaggggagactacaatgggtcctactgaaaggcgaaatgtcaggctggagggaggttaccagtggagttcctcagggataagttttgggaccaatcttatttaatctttttattactgaccttggcacaaatagtgggagtgtgctaataaagtttgcagatgatacaaagctgggaggtattgccaattcagagaagggtCAGGATATTATAcatgaggatctggatgaccttgtaaactggagtaatagaaataggatgaaatttaatagtgagaagtgcaaggttatgcatttagggattaataacaagaatttaagctataagctggggatgcatcaattagaagtaacagaagaggggaaggaccttggagtattggttgatcataggatgactatgagctgccaatgtgatatggctgtgaaaaaagctaatgcggttttgggatgcatcaggagaggcatttccaggagggataaggaggttttagtaccattatacaaggcactggtgagacctcacctagaatactgtgtgcagttctggtctcccatgtttaaaaaggatgaattcaaactggaacaggtacagagaagggctactgtgattgcagagcccttggccattatctttgaaaactcgtggcgaacgggggaagtcccggatgactggaaaaaggctaatgtagtgcccatctttaaaaaagggaagaaggaggatcctgggaactacaggccggtcagcctcacctcagtccctggaaaaatcatggagcaggtcctcaaagaatcaatcctgaagcacttagaggagaggaaagtgatcaggaacagtcagcatggattcaccaagggaaggtcatgcctgactaatctaattgccttttatgatgagattactggttctgtggatgaagggaaagcagtggatgtattgtttcttg containing:
- the LOC119841868 gene encoding LOW QUALITY PROTEIN: olfactory receptor 10A4-like (The sequence of the model RefSeq protein was modified relative to this genomic sequence to represent the inferred CDS: inserted 1 base in 1 codon); translation: MVELQVLLFVMVLSMYAVSLMGNVLITAVIKANPSLHTPMYFFLANLSLLEIYYTTSIVPKMLVSLVSENRRISLWGCAMQMYFFTLFGITECCLLAALAYDRYMAICNPLHYSFVMRKGACAQLAIASWMVGLSQTSYVFSLTYCGANKINHFFCDITPLLKLACGDTSMNVLAMYLVAPLFITSPFTLILVSYLFIIASILWMPSAEGKHKAFSTCXPHLIVVLLFYGSGIITYLRPKSRYLMESDKLLALFYTVVTSMLNPIVYSLRNKEVKEAMRRALDIQKAINK